A DNA window from Setaria viridis chromosome 2, Setaria_viridis_v4.0, whole genome shotgun sequence contains the following coding sequences:
- the LOC117842288 gene encoding UDP-arabinopyranose mutase 3, which yields MASASRAPTPLLKDELDIVIPTIRNLDFLEMWRPFFQPYHLIIVQDGDPNKTIRVPEGFDYDLYNRNDITRMLGPKATCISFKDSACRCFGYMVSKKKYIYTIDDDCFVAKDPSGKDINALEQHIKNLLSPSTPFFFNTLYDPYRDGADFVRGYPFSLREGVPTAVSHGLWLNIPDYDAPTQLVKPLERNTRYVDAILTIPKGTLFPMCGMNLAFDRELIGPAMYFGLMGDGQPIGRYDDMWAGWCTKVITDHLGLGVKTGLPYIWHSKASNPFVNLKKEYNGIFWQEELIPFFQSVSLPKEATTVQKCYLELAKQVRAKLGKVDGYFNKLADAMVTWIEAWDELNPPKGGVATANGPPKK from the exons aTGGcgtccgcctcccgcgccccgACGCCGCTGCTCAAGGACGAGCTGGACATCGTCATCCCGACGATCCGCAACCTCGACTTCCTGGAGATGTGGCGGCCCTTCTTCCAGCCCTACCACCTCATCATCGTGCAGGACGGCGACCCCAACAAGACCATCCGCGTCCCGGAGGGCTTCGACTACGACCTCTACAACCGCAACGACATCACCCGCATGCTCGGGCCCAAGGCCACCTGCATCTCCTTCAAGGACTCCGCGTGCCGCTGCTTCGGCTACATGGTCTCCAAGAagaagtacatctacaccatcGACGACGATTGCTTC GTTGCTAAGGATCCATCAGGAAAGGACATAAATGCACTTGAGCAGCACATCAAGAACCTTCTGAGTCCTTCAACTCCATTTTTCTTCAATACTCTGTATGACCCATACCGTGATGGTGCTGATTTCGTTCGTGGGTACCCCTTCAGCCTTCGTGAGGGTGTCCCAACTGCTGTTTCTCATGGGCTTTGGCTCAACATTCCAGACTATGATGCCCCTACCCAGCTTGTCAAGCCCCTTGAGAGGAATACTAG GTATGTGGATGCTATTCTTACAATCCCAAAGGGCACCCTCTTCCCCATGTGTGGAATGAACCTTGCATTTGATCGTGAGCTCATTGGTCCTGCGATGTACTTCGGTCTTATGGGCGATGGCCAGCCTATTGGTCGCTACGACGATATGTGGGCAGGATGGTGCACAAAG GTGATTACAGATCATCTGGGCCTGGGTGTGAAGACTGGCCTGCCCTACATCTGGCACAGCAAAGCAAGCAATCCGTTTGTCAACCTGAAGAAGGAATACAACGGCATCTTCTGGCAAGAGGAGCTGATACCCTTCTTCCAGTCAGTTTCCCTTCCAAAGGAGGCCACCACTGTCCAGAAGTGTTACCTTGAGCTGGCCAAGCAGGTGAGGGCGAAGCTCGGTAAGGTAGATGGATACTTCAACAAGCTTGCCGACGCCATGGTCACATGGATTGAGGCCTGGGATGAGCTTAACCCCCCtaagggtggagttgccacTGCAAATGGCCCTCCCAAGAAATGA
- the LOC117843784 gene encoding mitochondrial import inner membrane translocase subunit TIM17-2, translating to MGTPETSREPCPDRILDDVGGAFGMGAVGGSVFHFLKGTYNSPNGMRLSGGAQAVRMNAPRVGGSFAVWGGLFSTFDCAMVYARQKEDPWNSIIAGAATGGFLSMRQGAGAAGRSALMGGILLALIEGAGLMLNRVLANPPLPAEDPNLMGGGAFPGLPAPPVVPPPEAASSSGAGGWLGGLFGKKEEEKKAGAGGGKSEILESFDTPSTPIPSFEYK from the coding sequence ATGGGCACGCCGGAGACGTCGCGCGAGCCGTGCCCGGACCGGATCCTGGACGACGTGGGCGGCGCGTTCGGGATGGGCGCCGTCGGCGGCTCCGTCTTCCACTTCCTCAAGGGCACCTACAACTCCCCCAACGGGATGCGCCTGTCGGGCGGCGCGCAGGCCGTGCGCATGAACGCGCCGCGCGTGGGGGGCAGCTTCGCCGTCTGGGGCGGCCTCTTCTCCACCTTCGACTGCGCCATGGTGTACGCGCGCCAGAAGGAGGACCCCTGGAACTCCatcatcgccggcgccgccacgggAGGGTTCCTCTCCATGCGCCAGGGCGCGGGTGCCGCGGGGCGGTCCGCGCTCATGGGCGGGATCCTCCTGGCCCTCATCGAGGGCGCCGGGCTCATGCTCAACCGCGTCCTCGCCAACCCGCCGCTACCCGCCGAGGACCCCAACCTCATGGGCGGCGGCGCATTTCCGGgcctgccggcgccgccggtaGTGCCGCCTCCTGAGGCCGCGAGCTCCAGCGGTGCGGGTGGGTGGCTCGGGGGGctgttcggcaagaaggaggaggagaagaaggccggcgcgggcgggggcaAGTCAGAGATCCTGGAGAGCTTCGACACGCCAAGCACCCCGATACCGTCGTTCGAGTACAAGTGA
- the LOC117843782 gene encoding COBRA-like protein 1: protein MATRRPASLHLCASAALLVVAFSFLTHSADAYDPLDPNGNITIKWDVMQWTPDGYVAVVSLYNYQQYRHIQAPGWKLGWVWAKKEIIWAMTGGQATEQGDCSKFKSNIPHCCRKDPEIVDLLPGTPYNMQIANCCKGGVLTAWAQDPENAVASFQISVGQAGTTNRTVKVPKNFTLKAPGPGYTCGPAKLVKPTKFISQDGRRSTQAHMTWNVTCTYSQFVAQRSPTCCVSLSSFYNDTIVNCPTCSCGCQNNSTEPGSCVEGNSPYLASVVNDPNNKNNLAPLVQCTSHMCPIRVHWHVKVNYKEYWRVKITVSNFNYRMNYSQWNLVAQHPNFDNLTTIFSFNYKSLNPYGVINDTAMLWGIKYYNDLLMTAGPDGNVQSELLFRKEPSTFTFQKGWAFPRRVYFNGDNCVMPPPDAYPWLPNASPRQSASLLLTFVAVWAALAVLLAHA from the exons ATGGCGACACGGCGGCCGGCGTCCCTGCACCTGtgcgcctccgccgcgctgcTCGTCGTCGCCTTCTCCTTCCTGACGCATTCGGCAG ACGCATACGATCCACTCGATCCGAATGGAAACATAACAATCAAGTGGGATGTAATGCAGTGGACTCCAGATGGCTACGTG GCTGTTGTTTCACTTTACAATTACCAGCAGTATCGTCACATCCAAGCACCGGGATGGAAACTTGGGTGGGTTTGGGCAAAGAAGGAGATAATCTGGGCCATGACCGGTGGCCAAGCCACTGAGCAAGGCGATTGCTCCAAATTCAAAAGCAACATCCCCCATTGCTGCCGGAAGGATCCTGAGATTGTGGACCTGCTTCCTGGCACGCCTTATAACATGCAGATCGCCAACTGCTGCAAGGGAGGAGTCCTCACCGCATGGGCGCAGGACCCTGAAAATGCCGTGGCGTCGTTCCAAATCAGTGTTGGTCAGGCTGGGACTACCAACAGGACCGTCAAAGTGCCCAAAAATTTCACTCTGAAGGCTCCCGGTCCTGGATATACCTGTGGGCCTGCCAAACTAGTGAAACCTACTAAGTTCATATCGCAGGATGGGAGGAGATCAACCCAAGCACACA TGACTTGGAACGTGACCTGTACATACTCACAATTTGTTGCTCAAAGATCTCCAACCTGCTGTGTTTCACTCTCGTCGTTTTACAACGACACTATTGTCAACTGCCCAACATGCTCTTGTGGCTGCCAGAATAACAGCACTGAACCTGGAAGCTGTGTAGA GGGTAATTCACCTTATCTGGCTTCTGTCGTGAACGATCCTAATAACAAGAACAACTTGGCACCTCTAGTCCAGTGCACTTCTCACATGTGCCCAATAAGAGTGCATTGGCATGTCAAAGTGAACTACAAGGAGTACTGGAGGGTCAAGATCACGGTGTCAAACTTCAACTACCGGATGAACTACTCGCAGTGGAACCTCGTCGCGCAACACCCCAATTTCGACAACCTGACTACCATTTTCAGCTTCAACTACAAATCTCTGAACCCCTACGGAGTAATAA ACGACACCGCAATGTTGTGGGGCATCAAGTACTACAACGATCTGCTGATGACGGCCGGGCCCGACGGGAATGTTCAGTCTGAGCTTCTGTTCCGGAAGGAGCCCTCCACGTTCACCTTCCAGAAAGGCTGGGCGTTCCCAAGACGAGTCTACTTCAACGGCGACAACTGCGtgatgccgccgccggacgcgtACCCGTGGCTGCCCAACGCCTCTCCACGGCAGTCAGCTTCGCTTCTCCTCACATTCGTTGCCGTCTGGGCAGCATTGGCAGTCCTACTGGCCCATGCGTAG
- the LOC117843783 gene encoding COBRA-like protein 6, translating into MEPRCSVLVLALAAALSVAVAYDPLDPNGNITIKWDIMSWTPDGYVAVVTINNFQMYRQIMAPGWTVGWTWAKKEVIWSMVGAQATEQGDCSKFKGNIPHCCKRTPAVVDLLPGVPYNQQIANCCRGGVISAYGQDPGAAVAAFQVSVGQAGTTNRTVKVPKNFTLLGPGPGYTCGPGKIVPSTVFLTPDRRRKTQALMTWNVTCTYSQHLASKYPSCCVSFSSFYNDTIVPCAKCACGCEHKTCVQGDTKRPLAVTGKHEHGHAAAARGHRDREAPLLQCTTHMCPVRVHWHVKLNYKEYWRAKIAITNFNYRMNYTQWTLVAQHPNLDNITEVFSFDYKPVVAYGSINDTAMFYGLKYFNDHLMQAGPYGNVQSEVLMRKDASTFTFRQGWAFPRKVYFNGDECQMPPPDAYPYLPNAALPATAASLGTAVAAVVAAFVVLAVV; encoded by the exons ATGGAGCCCCGGTGCTCCGTGCTGGTcctggccctcgccgccgcgctctccgtCGCAG TGGCTTACGACCCGCTGGACCCGAACGGGAACATTACCATCAAATGGGACATCATGTCGTGGACGCCCGACGGCTATGTC GCGGTGGTGACGATCAACAACTTCCAGATGTACCGGCAGATCATGGCCCCGGGGTGGACGGTGGGGTGGACGTGGGCGAAGAAGGAGGTGATCTGGTCCATGGTGGGCGCGCAGGCCACGGAGCAGGGCGACTGCTCCAAGTTCAAAGGCAACATCCCGCACTGCTGCAAGCGCACCCCGGCCGTCGTCGACCTCCTCCCGGGCGTGCCCTACAACCAGCAGATCGCCAACtgctgccggggcggcgtcaTCAGCGCCTACGGCCAggaccccggcgccgccgtcgccgccttccAGGTCAGCGTCGGCCAGGCCGGCACCACCAACCGCACCGTCAAGGTGCCCAAGAACTTCACCCTGctcggccccggccccggctaCACCTGCGGCCCCGGGAAGATCGTCCCCTCCACCGTCTTCCTCacccccgaccgccgccgcaaGACCCAAGCTCTCA TGACGTGGAACGTGACGTGCACCTACTCGCAGCACCTGGCGTCCAAGTACCCGTCGTGCTgcgtctccttctcctccttctacAACGACACCATCGTGCCGTGCGCCAAGTGCGCCTGCGGCTGCGAGCACAAGACCTGCGTCCAGGGCGACACGAAGCGGCCGCTGGCGGTGACGGGGAAGCACGAGcacgggcacgcggcggcggcgcgcgggcacCGGGACAGGGAGGCGCCGCTGCTGCAGTGCACCACGCACATGTGCCCCGTGCGCGTGCACTGGCACGTCAAGCTCAACTACAAGGAGTACTGGCGCGCCAAGATCGCCATCACCAACTTCAACTACCGCATGAACTACACCCAGTGGACGCTCGTCGCGCAGCACCCCAACCTCGACAACATCACCGAGGTCTTCAGCTTCGACTACAAGCCCGTCGTCGCCTACGGATCAATCA ATGACACGGCGATGTTCTACGGGCTCAAGTACTTCAACGACCACCTGATGCAGGCGGGGCCGTACGGGAACGTGCAGTCGGAGGTGCTGATGCGCAAGGACGCCAGCACCTTCACCTTCAGGCAGGGCTGGGCGTTCCCGCGCAAGGTCTACTTCAACGGTGACGAGTGCCagatgccgccgccggacgcctaCCCATACCTGCCCAACGCCGCGCTGCCGGCCACCGCGGCGTCGCTTGGCACTGCGGTGGCGGCCGTCGTCGCGGCGTTCGTGGTGCTGGCCGTGGTATGA
- the LOC117845187 gene encoding MADS-box transcription factor 18 isoform X2 yields MGRGPVQLRRIENKINRQVTFSKRRNGLLKKAHEISVLCDAEVALIVFSTKGKLYEYSSHESMEGILERYQRYSFEERAVLDPNIGDQANWGDEYGRLKSKLDALQKSQRQLLGEQLDSLTIKELHQLEQQLDSSLKHIRSRKNQLMFNSISELQKKHLQSTIFLCAGEIAYGSKWCPAKAHGGGEGEKQCFNEYTPPGAAKWSINKLAITTTVNSSRFLADSRYWAMPT; encoded by the exons ATGGGGCGCGggccggtgcagctgcggcgGATCGAGAACAAGATCAACCGCCAGGTGACCTTCTCCAAGCGCCGGAACGGGCTGCTGAAGAAGGCGCACGAGATCTCCGTGCTCTGCGACGCCGAGGTCGCGCTCATCGTCTTCTCCACCAAGGGGAAGCTCTACGAGTACTCCAGCCATGAAAG CATGGAAGGCATTCTTGAGCGTTACCAGCGTTACTCATTTGAAGAAAGAGCAGTACTTGATCCAAATATTGGAGACCAG GCAAATTGGGGAGATGAATATGGCAGGTTAAAATCCAAACTTGATGCACTTCAGAAGAGTCAAAG GCAACTGTTAGGAGAACAACTAGACTCACTGACCATAAAAGAACTCCATCAACTGGAGCAACAACTGGACAGTTCTCTGAAGCATATAAGATCAAGAAAG AATCAGCTCATGTTCAATTCAATTTCTGAGCTCCAGAAAAAG CATCTACAATCAACTATCTTCCTTTGTGCAGGAGAAATCGCTTACGGATCAAAATGGTGTCCTGCAAAAG CTCATGGAGGCGGAGAAGGAGAAAAACAATGCTTTAATGAATACACACCTCCGGGAGCAGCAAAATGGAGCATCAACAAGctcgccatcaccaccaccgtcAACAGTTCCAGATTCCTTGCCGACTCTAGATATTGG
- the LOC117846030 gene encoding uncharacterized protein: MGRWLKPDVYPLIAAMSFVTGMCVFQLTRNVFMNPDVRVSKASRQSAVLDNADEGQRYSQHAFRRFLATQRPEVFPALNRFFSESSSAADK; this comes from the exons ATGGGCCGTTGGTTGAAGCCAGAT GTGTACCCGCTGATCGCGGCCATGTCGTTCGTGACGGGGATGTGCGTGTTCCAGCTGACGCGGAACGTGTTCATGAACCCGGACGTGCGGGTGAGCAAGGCCAGCCGCCAGAGCGCTGTGCTGGACAACGCCGACGAGGGCCAGCGCTACAGCCAGCACGCGTTCCGCCGCTTCCTCGCCACGCAGCGACCGGAGGTCTTCCCGGCCCTCAACCGCTTCTTCTCCGAGTCCTCGTCCGCAGCCGACAAGTGA